TTATAATTTTAGCAATCTCTGGTTTCTCCATTGGAACTTTTATATTAGCTTTACCAATAAGTTCACCTTCAAAATTCTTTGTTACCTTATCTATACTAGTAGGATTTTTTAAATATTGTACATCCTTAACCGCTTCGATATCCTTAACTATTTGAAAATTATAATTTTTATATATTTCAGATTTTGATTTTAAAATACCCTCTAGGCATATTTTTCTCTCATTAACTATTCTGCACTCCATATGTTCTACAAAACACTCAGCATCACAAAGCATTTCAGGCATCGCACCCACTATATCTACTGTATTTGAAAATTTAGAATTATATACAACATTCTCAACATCGCTGCGCTCTTGATCCTTTGTAATATAAAGTACATTATATTGGATTTCACCTTCTAAAAATACTTTATCTTGAATTATTTCTTTAGAGTTTATAGAAACTTTAACATCTAACATAAGAATTTCTTTTACATCTGGATGAGTATCCGGTATCACGTATTCCTCTTTCACCACTGTATCAACAGTGTTTTCTCCTAGTAATTGTTCATATTCAATATTTTCCTTAATTAAATTTATCTCCATATTATACCTCCTTGTATTTCTATTGGGGTAACATTTACACATCGCTACCCTCCTAAAATACCTACTATATAATATATATATAAATAGTGATCAAAATATGATATTTATTTTTTATAATCGTATAACATAATTCATCATATTTTTCGAATAAAAAAACATATATCATGTAAAACACATTGTTATTGCTAACTAAATGCATTTTACCTAATATATGCCTTGTTAATCCTAAATTCATAAGATTAATTTATAAATATAAAAAACGATACTATGATACAGTATCGCTTATCCTGCAAAAACTATTTGAACCGTCTTTGTCAAAACATCTGAATAACTATACGTCACAGTCCTGTGGGTGTCTTTTTCTAATCTAATAACAAAAATATTTGGATATGTCTTTTCAATAACTCCATTATCCACAAGAATTTTTCTTCTTCCACCATTAGCTTTAAGTGTTACTCTCTCGCCAACATGACTTTCAATTTCATCTTTTATTGAGGTCAATACATTAATTTTTTCCACTGCAAAACACCCTCTTTCCACATTTTATATTATATATCATATTTTTGTTCTTGTCAAGTAGGCATAACATTTTATCACTACTATAACAATTTTGTCAATGTTGATTTTGTGTTAACAAAATTCATTTTTCATGGATTATTAGTCATATAATTAATTTTCATCTATTTTATG
This window of the Clostridium estertheticum genome carries:
- a CDS encoding Veg family protein gives rise to the protein MEKINVLTSIKDEIESHVGERVTLKANGGRRKILVDNGVIEKTYPNIFVIRLEKDTHRTVTYSYSDVLTKTVQIVFAG